The proteins below are encoded in one region of Gopherus flavomarginatus isolate rGopFla2 chromosome 12, rGopFla2.mat.asm, whole genome shotgun sequence:
- the PIRT gene encoding phosphoinositide-interacting protein yields the protein MPSTMETLPKSLDRSEKSPESKDLITSHTASTLCISSRSESVWTNTPRNKWEIYHKPIVVVSVGGAIFLFGVVVTSLSCFITTNKAVYKMCGPAFLSLGLMLLVCGFVWIPVIRKKQRQRQKSHFFQNIKSFFFNR from the coding sequence ATGCCCAGCACCATGGAGACCCTCCCCAAGAGCCTGGACAGGAGTGAAAAGTCCCCTGAATCCAAGGATTTGATCACTAGCCACACAGCCAGCACGCTGTGCATCAGCTCCAGGAGCGAGTCCGTCTGGACCAACACGCCCAGGAACAAGTGGGAGATCTACCACAAGCCCATCGTGGTGGTGTCTGTGGGAGGCGCCATCTTTCTCTTTGGAGTGGTGGTCACCAGCCTGTCCTGTTTCATAACAACCAATAAGGCTGTTTACAAAATGTGCGGCCCGGCTTTCCTGTCCCTGGGGCTGATGCTGCTGGTTTGTGGCTTCGTCTGGATCCCCGTCATCCGGAAGAAGCAGCGGCAGAGGCAGAAGTCACACTTCTTTCAGAACATCAAGTCATTCTTCTTTAACCGCTGA